In Paenibacillus sp. J23TS9, a single genomic region encodes these proteins:
- a CDS encoding replicative helicase loader/inhibitor, whose amino-acid sequence MNRAQVLWILNYLSAAYRSFTIDPDEAEGVVNVWMDILQNVPFETAQQETRRLCRLKTDFAPTPAEIYQACTESSSTLTVYQIQQKEHEQQLLELQEYHEREEVKPMPEHIANRLDQLFAGMRVNEDES is encoded by the coding sequence GTGAACCGAGCTCAAGTTCTGTGGATCCTAAATTATCTATCGGCAGCGTACCGGAGCTTTACGATTGATCCAGATGAAGCGGAGGGTGTTGTGAACGTTTGGATGGATATTCTCCAGAACGTACCTTTTGAAACGGCTCAGCAGGAAACCAGAAGGCTCTGCCGTTTAAAGACAGATTTCGCTCCAACTCCTGCTGAAATCTATCAAGCTTGTACTGAAAGCAGCTCTACGTTGACCGTCTACCAGATTCAGCAGAAAGAACATGAGCAGCAGCTATTGGAGCTCCAAGAGTATCACGAAAGGGAAGAAGTAAAACCGATGCCGGAACATATCGCTAATCGGCTGGATCAACTCTTTGCGGGGATGCGGGTGAACGAAGATGAATCTTGA
- a CDS encoding helix-turn-helix domain-containing protein: MNNFGQFIKSAREAKKLTLTEVAENAGISHSHLSRIESGERNPPKAPVMQKLAHALGINFLELMEQAGQWGNLSLEEKEQLIEVYSNEEITLNNILSFLRIIRTDEGTFPGSWHNDLYKIFGGRINMLSDEQDRLDKWYPDYLSSEEENRTKAEEVEALEEFNTVYNYKNIKDALIQHDERYITGQKSLSEFLEELQELFLKRNIKTPHASSDTKGDNSIDIEDLVNNNLIFRGRVLSEEEKERYLKMTQALFG, translated from the coding sequence ATGAATAATTTTGGTCAGTTTATCAAGTCTGCTCGTGAAGCGAAAAAATTAACTTTGACTGAGGTTGCTGAGAATGCTGGAATAAGTCACTCACATTTATCTCGAATAGAGAGTGGGGAAAGAAATCCCCCTAAAGCACCTGTCATGCAAAAATTAGCACATGCATTGGGTATTAATTTCTTAGAATTAATGGAACAAGCAGGTCAATGGGGGAATTTAAGTTTAGAAGAAAAGGAACAATTAATAGAAGTTTATAGTAACGAAGAGATTACATTAAATAATATACTGTCTTTTCTAAGAATAATAAGAACTGATGAGGGGACTTTCCCAGGATCTTGGCACAATGATTTATATAAAATATTTGGCGGAAGAATTAATATGTTAAGTGACGAACAGGATCGACTCGATAAATGGTACCCTGATTATTTGAGCTCAGAAGAGGAAAATAGGACTAAAGCGGAAGAAGTTGAGGCACTTGAAGAGTTCAATACTGTATACAACTATAAGAATATTAAGGATGCCCTCATACAACATGATGAAAGGTACATTACAGGGCAAAAATCATTAAGTGAATTTTTAGAAGAACTTCAAGAGTTATTTTTAAAGAGAAACATAAAAACCCCTCACGCATCTTCCGATACAAAAGGGGATAATAGCATCGACATAGAGGATCTAGTAAACAACAATCTCATATTCCGAGGTCGTGTGTTGTCTGAAGAAGAAAAGGAACGATATCTCAAGATGACTCAGGCGCTGTTTGGGTAA
- a CDS encoding replication protein, with protein MANVQKEHGFAPIANEILDAICQYTFNGAQLRIVLKVWRLTYGYSRKDHDFSISFLQQTTGLSDRTIKKEIATLVKEKVLVVTKPETSTTARKLAFNKDYDQWTISKSGDQSVKQDDLFSITEGKYCSPPEDGERGEGSFTPEGKYPSPPDGVLGGSIVPPYKEKDLLKKSIKDNIAMFEQFYEIYPRKISKAYAKKVWGKLCKDIEFDSDIVIRNTANFAETHRLLKTDKKHIPHPSTYLNQKRYEDYVVVDPEGLSQVTEPKKTGSVLNRMLKEELMISEPSSSSVDPKLSIGSVPELYD; from the coding sequence ATGGCGAACGTCCAGAAGGAACACGGCTTCGCGCCAATCGCTAATGAGATTTTAGACGCGATATGTCAGTACACCTTCAATGGCGCGCAACTGCGTATCGTACTCAAGGTATGGAGATTGACGTATGGGTACAGCAGGAAGGACCATGATTTTTCAATTTCCTTTTTACAGCAAACGACAGGGTTGTCGGATCGGACCATAAAAAAAGAGATCGCAACCCTAGTCAAAGAAAAGGTGCTGGTTGTAACCAAACCAGAAACCAGCACTACAGCACGAAAGCTCGCATTCAACAAAGATTATGATCAATGGACTATATCGAAAAGTGGTGATCAATCGGTGAAGCAAGATGACCTGTTTTCAATCACCGAGGGGAAGTATTGTTCACCCCCTGAAGATGGGGAGAGGGGGGAAGGATCGTTCACCCCTGAGGGGAAGTATCCTTCACCTCCAGATGGTGTTTTGGGGGGAAGTATTGTTCCCCCATATAAAGAAAAAGATCTTTTAAAGAAAAGTATTAAAGATAATATAGCGATGTTTGAACAATTCTATGAAATCTATCCAAGAAAGATCTCAAAAGCCTATGCGAAAAAAGTATGGGGAAAGCTCTGTAAGGATATTGAATTCGACTCAGACATTGTTATTCGAAATACAGCCAATTTTGCAGAAACGCATAGGCTGCTTAAGACAGATAAAAAGCACATTCCGCATCCCTCCACATACTTAAACCAAAAGCGGTATGAGGATTATGTCGTTGTTGATCCGGAAGGACTGTCCCAGGTGACAGAACCAAAGAAGACTGGCAGTGTCCTGAACCGGATGCTGAAAGAGGAGTTGATGATCAGTGAACCGAGCTCAAGTTCTGTGGATCCTAAATTATCTATCGGCAGCGTACCGGAGCTTTACGATTGA
- a CDS encoding FtsK/SpoIIIE domain-containing protein → MVVSGVTTTAAIKLIGAGGSGAAAWLVWRGMPEQVIRRKLMGLFRTGNLYYTIIGYKGRELRSYPIIKRVTMYFDRTEAAFILPVGMPPVTITDNEWLFRQVFGPGAELSCSEDAKTFVMQVYSTSVAPFEYDCEQIDQCIGKLHLPIYVGRSRSGDVAYDMVEHPHLLIAGETGSGKSVAVRSVLSTLLRSVPELELYCADMKRSEFHLFRGIAQEVVMDAVGLHAIVLKLRREMKNRGDLLDRHEVAHVNDLPEWDRPSYIILAVDEVALLKKEKSIMEGIEEISTIGRALGVFLILSMQRPDADVLDGKLKNNLTVRMAFRHADEINSRITIDGGEAATIKQSEKGRMIFKFDGCRYVQGPHLDLKEAYEMLAPYRRTEAVMHQEQTATTEPPEQEVEYVEVGLL, encoded by the coding sequence ATGGTAGTGAGCGGAGTAACGACAACAGCGGCAATTAAATTGATTGGAGCAGGAGGGAGCGGGGCTGCGGCTTGGCTTGTCTGGCGCGGTATGCCGGAACAGGTTATCAGGCGTAAGCTAATGGGTCTTTTTCGAACGGGCAATCTGTATTACACGATAATTGGGTACAAGGGGCGTGAACTCCGGAGTTACCCAATAATAAAACGAGTGACCATGTATTTCGACAGGACCGAAGCTGCCTTTATTCTTCCAGTGGGAATGCCACCGGTGACGATAACCGACAACGAGTGGCTTTTCAGGCAAGTGTTTGGTCCAGGTGCAGAGTTGTCTTGTAGTGAGGACGCTAAGACATTTGTCATGCAGGTGTACAGTACGTCCGTGGCTCCGTTTGAGTACGATTGCGAGCAGATAGACCAATGTATCGGAAAACTACATCTACCTATCTACGTGGGGCGTAGTCGGTCTGGAGACGTGGCGTATGACATGGTAGAGCATCCGCATCTGCTTATCGCCGGGGAGACCGGTAGTGGGAAATCAGTTGCCGTTAGATCGGTGCTAAGCACGTTGCTCCGATCAGTTCCTGAACTGGAACTATATTGTGCCGATATGAAGCGCAGTGAGTTCCATCTGTTTCGTGGAATTGCTCAGGAGGTTGTCATGGACGCTGTTGGGCTGCATGCAATTGTTCTTAAGCTACGGAGGGAAATGAAGAATCGCGGAGATCTACTGGATCGCCATGAGGTCGCCCACGTAAACGATCTGCCTGAGTGGGACCGCCCTTCATATATTATTCTGGCTGTAGATGAGGTAGCATTGCTCAAAAAGGAAAAGAGCATTATGGAGGGCATCGAGGAGATCAGTACAATCGGGCGTGCCCTGGGTGTCTTCCTGATCCTGTCCATGCAGCGGCCGGATGCAGATGTATTGGATGGAAAGCTGAAGAATAACTTGACGGTCCGTATGGCGTTCCGACATGCTGATGAGATCAATAGCCGAATTACCATTGATGGGGGCGAAGCTGCCACGATTAAACAAAGTGAGAAGGGGCGTATGATCTTCAAATTCGATGGGTGCCGATATGTTCAGGGGCCGCATTTGGACCTAAAAGAAGCTTATGAGATGCTCGCTCCATACCGACGGACGGAAGCTGTCATGCATCAAGAGCAGACAGCAACAACAGAGCCGCCAGAGCAAGAGGTTGAGTATGTGGAGGTGGGGTTACTATGA
- a CDS encoding helix-turn-helix transcriptional regulator produces the protein MSLQLGKCLLLERLNDKEMSQASFAKRMGVSRQYVSKLVSGERKMSLEFAFNAAQILDCHISDLYILNVVHNRRE, from the coding sequence ATGAGTCTCCAGCTCGGGAAATGTCTCCTGCTGGAACGACTAAACGATAAAGAAATGAGTCAGGCAAGCTTTGCGAAGAGAATGGGCGTTTCACGTCAGTATGTAAGTAAACTCGTTAGCGGAGAACGAAAAATGTCCCTTGAATTCGCATTTAATGCCGCTCAAATTCTTGATTGTCACATCTCAGATCTATACATCCTTAATGTCGTTCACAACAGGCGCGAGTAG
- a CDS encoding helix-turn-helix transcriptional regulator, translating to MKGAGLNVEKLTAYLHEKDLNTSKLAEKIGVSPSCMSRVLNQKREPSGLVWSGLIGYFGKKVFDYVIFFDINVSNDTMDKNRGGSH from the coding sequence ATGAAAGGTGCAGGTTTGAATGTCGAAAAATTAACTGCTTATTTACATGAGAAAGATTTGAACACCTCAAAACTAGCAGAAAAAATTGGGGTGTCCCCTTCTTGTATGTCAAGAGTACTAAACCAAAAGAGAGAACCAAGTGGGTTGGTGTGGAGCGGTCTTATTGGGTACTTTGGAAAAAAGGTTTTTGATTACGTGATTTTTTTTGATATCAATGTGTCAAATGACACAATGGATAAAAATCGAGGAGGCAGTCACTAA
- a CDS encoding ParM/StbA family protein: protein MIAAIDPGNCNTKFVGLQQNPFIFPSAIGVNDLARNLKRDPSPYDFEWRYEGKCGFAGTLALEESEYVESRKDDSKAHFDAKLRTLIALHRFGAGNEFDIVVGQPIETHTDSEKMAIKKMYIGRHDLTVNDQRKIITVNRCEVSPEGAAAGLLVAPNTGMIRVIDIGSGSVNFATIINRKFNNRGSWTFTEGMESKRELQPAAFARQIASKAITRKWSAADKVYLVGGGAAALLTHLQEYFQHAQLIDEDPSTANVRAFLMIARRVYA from the coding sequence ATGATAGCCGCGATTGATCCAGGCAACTGCAACACTAAGTTCGTAGGTTTGCAGCAAAACCCTTTTATATTTCCATCGGCTATTGGAGTTAATGACCTAGCACGTAACCTTAAACGAGATCCTAGTCCATATGATTTCGAATGGCGTTACGAAGGTAAATGTGGTTTTGCTGGCACTCTTGCGCTCGAGGAGAGCGAGTACGTGGAGAGCCGGAAGGATGACTCCAAAGCGCACTTTGACGCTAAACTGCGGACGCTGATTGCTCTGCACCGATTCGGAGCTGGAAATGAATTTGATATTGTTGTAGGCCAGCCGATTGAGACGCACACGGATTCCGAAAAGATGGCTATCAAGAAAATGTACATCGGGCGGCATGATCTGACGGTAAATGACCAGCGCAAGATCATCACCGTAAATAGATGCGAAGTATCACCGGAAGGGGCGGCTGCGGGACTCCTGGTTGCCCCAAACACTGGCATGATCCGAGTTATCGATATCGGTAGCGGCAGCGTGAACTTTGCAACGATCATCAACCGAAAATTTAATAACCGTGGCAGCTGGACCTTTACCGAGGGGATGGAAAGTAAACGTGAACTACAGCCGGCTGCCTTCGCTCGACAGATCGCCTCCAAGGCAATAACCCGTAAATGGTCCGCGGCTGATAAGGTGTACCTGGTTGGCGGCGGTGCGGCGGCATTGCTGACTCACCTGCAGGAATATTTCCAGCATGCGCAGCTGATCGATGAAGATCCGTCCACAGCAAACGTCCGTGCATTCCTCATGATTGCGAGGCGAGTTTATGCCTAA
- a CDS encoding replication-relaxation family protein, protein MIARDKAILADLERFRCLSRDDIADLHFTHTKHPVTHANMVLKRLRRDGLIKCSIERRKYIYFPAERTIKTDSQKINHFLAIADFYKQVRKAEQPRIFIVEPKYGKGLPEPDIFMIWKAAPWFVEIQRTHYTDRVMADKLNRYEQYYVSGAWEKELWQPAGKKVFPYLWIVGVGRYKVEGRPYRVYQSSVEDMIKRIK, encoded by the coding sequence ATGATTGCGAGAGACAAGGCCATTCTGGCCGACCTGGAACGCTTCCGTTGCTTGTCCCGAGATGATATTGCTGACCTACATTTTACACACACCAAGCACCCAGTAACTCATGCCAATATGGTCCTTAAGCGGCTGCGGCGTGATGGCCTGATCAAGTGCTCGATAGAGCGGCGCAAGTATATCTACTTCCCAGCGGAGCGGACGATCAAGACGGACTCTCAGAAGATCAATCACTTCTTGGCGATAGCTGACTTTTACAAGCAGGTTCGTAAGGCTGAGCAGCCCAGGATATTTATAGTGGAACCCAAATATGGGAAAGGGCTTCCTGAACCGGATATCTTTATGATATGGAAGGCAGCTCCATGGTTCGTAGAGATTCAAAGGACTCATTACACGGACCGGGTGATGGCCGATAAGCTAAATCGGTATGAGCAGTATTATGTGAGTGGAGCGTGGGAAAAGGAGCTGTGGCAGCCTGCGGGGAAGAAGGTGTTTCCGTATTTGTGGATCGTGGGAGTAGGGCGGTACAAGGTGGAAGGACGTCCATACAGAGTCTATCAGAGCTCGGTAGAGGACATGATAAAACGTATAAAATAG
- a CDS encoding ATPase, protein MAKHFRFIRLGLRNFAGLEGDTAVEYGDITKLSGKNGEGKSSIGTGPVWAFCGTDINGSKYNPSPTTYEFDRVYSALTLEVDGEQIEFAREIDEKGKNATYINSVPTKAKEYEEVVAALFDKEDFLAMYNPGYFFTQHWSKQREQVLKYSIPPAKSEVLKEMSRTSPDQKAKEIKLNPAAAKLDELMKKHSLDDLQKIHGGTGGQKSKLEKQHIAAQSRTRTLQEQLDRLPDSSGKDLESLRSSEAELREQIKIADALPAKAHEIEMKHREVATKLHLQREKINQSKERFLVLHGEQIEGHCPTCKQALDKKSVAAAQENKDTRVAKAREAHQELIDKRIELEDELASIIPIDVGDLPKQVRELENQLNVVLDDIRNQIACERIEADVTAAKKAESDTLTNLKESIFILDAIKAYRAKEAELQAEKVQSLFTRLKIRLFKYVKTSGEYEPDFSIQMDGKDYVSLSVGEKITAGLELTEVLHKQSGLIVPTFIDGIGEYTGKIAVYDQLITARAVHDQELKIETEVAVR, encoded by the coding sequence ATGGCAAAGCACTTTAGATTTATCCGTCTCGGTCTCCGGAACTTCGCCGGGCTTGAAGGTGACACAGCGGTTGAGTACGGCGATATTACCAAACTGTCCGGCAAAAATGGCGAAGGAAAATCATCCATTGGTACAGGTCCTGTATGGGCTTTCTGCGGCACGGACATTAACGGGAGCAAATATAATCCGTCTCCAACAACCTACGAGTTTGATCGTGTTTACTCAGCCCTGACCTTGGAGGTTGATGGAGAGCAAATCGAATTCGCTAGGGAGATCGACGAGAAGGGCAAGAACGCCACGTACATCAATTCGGTTCCCACTAAAGCCAAGGAATATGAGGAAGTGGTGGCTGCCTTATTCGATAAAGAGGATTTCCTTGCGATGTACAATCCAGGCTACTTTTTTACCCAACACTGGTCCAAGCAACGTGAGCAGGTCCTGAAATACTCCATTCCGCCGGCTAAGTCCGAAGTGCTTAAGGAAATGAGCCGGACAAGCCCGGATCAGAAAGCTAAGGAAATTAAGTTGAATCCAGCGGCAGCCAAGCTGGACGAGCTCATGAAGAAGCACTCGCTAGACGATCTGCAAAAAATTCACGGCGGCACGGGCGGGCAGAAATCGAAGCTGGAGAAGCAGCACATCGCCGCGCAGAGCCGGACCAGAACACTGCAGGAGCAGCTTGATCGTCTGCCCGATAGCTCAGGCAAAGATTTGGAATCATTACGATCCTCGGAAGCTGAATTACGAGAGCAAATCAAGATCGCCGATGCATTGCCTGCTAAGGCTCATGAAATCGAAATGAAGCACCGAGAAGTGGCAACCAAACTCCATCTACAACGTGAAAAAATCAACCAAAGTAAAGAGCGTTTCCTGGTGTTGCATGGTGAACAAATCGAAGGACATTGTCCAACATGCAAACAGGCTTTGGACAAAAAGTCTGTAGCCGCTGCTCAGGAGAACAAGGATACCCGTGTTGCTAAAGCTCGCGAAGCACACCAAGAACTCATTGATAAACGCATTGAACTGGAAGATGAGCTTGCAAGTATTATTCCCATCGATGTTGGTGACCTACCAAAGCAGGTTCGAGAACTGGAGAATCAGCTAAACGTCGTGCTGGATGATATCCGTAACCAGATAGCCTGCGAGAGAATAGAAGCTGATGTTACCGCAGCGAAAAAGGCCGAATCCGACACGCTCACCAACCTGAAAGAGTCCATATTCATATTGGACGCGATCAAAGCATATCGCGCCAAGGAAGCCGAGCTCCAGGCTGAAAAGGTCCAGTCGCTATTCACCAGATTGAAGATTCGCCTCTTCAAGTATGTAAAGACCAGCGGAGAGTATGAACCGGACTTCTCGATCCAGATGGACGGCAAAGATTATGTGTCCTTGTCTGTAGGAGAAAAAATCACTGCCGGGCTTGAACTAACCGAGGTGCTGCACAAGCAATCCGGCCTGATCGTTCCAACATTCATCGATGGGATCGGCGAGTACACAGGAAAGATTGCAGTATACGACCAGCTGATCACTGCAAGGGCGGTACACGATCAGGAGCTCAAGATCGAAACGGAGGTAGCAGTCAGATGA
- a CDS encoding MBL fold metallo-hydrolase, whose product MKVDILASGSSGNCIAVTSGEQIILIDAGIPKTKIEKRLLAAGIRPDHIEGIFITHAHSDHVKGLPLANKFRIPVWATDGEWKGISGVDDELRRTVESRFSKYEMIELGGLHVYPFKVHHDAYEPVGYAVEYDYGGRACIVLDTGHVDEDIIDMMEGQVIIIEANHDPDLVPLCSRPDSVKTRILSDIGHLSNEQTAAALQQVVRGRGEQIYLTHLSGENNNPQLAEMTVKAALRQRGFEAGKHYTIEVV is encoded by the coding sequence ATGAAAGTCGACATCCTTGCATCCGGTTCATCCGGTAACTGCATTGCGGTAACATCCGGCGAGCAGATCATCCTGATCGATGCCGGCATTCCGAAAACGAAGATTGAAAAGCGGTTGCTGGCCGCGGGCATCCGGCCGGATCACATCGAAGGGATATTCATCACTCATGCTCATAGCGACCATGTGAAGGGACTGCCGCTGGCTAACAAATTCCGGATCCCGGTATGGGCTACGGACGGAGAATGGAAAGGGATATCCGGTGTAGATGATGAGCTGCGGCGGACTGTGGAGAGCAGGTTTAGCAAATACGAGATGATAGAGCTCGGTGGACTCCACGTTTATCCCTTCAAGGTCCACCATGATGCATACGAGCCTGTCGGTTATGCAGTGGAGTATGACTACGGCGGCCGCGCTTGCATCGTTCTGGATACGGGCCATGTAGACGAAGACATCATCGACATGATGGAGGGTCAGGTCATCATTATCGAGGCAAACCACGATCCTGACTTGGTGCCGCTATGCAGCCGGCCGGACTCCGTTAAGACCCGTATCCTCTCCGACATTGGTCACCTGAGTAACGAGCAAACAGCGGCGGCCTTGCAGCAAGTCGTACGGGGCCGCGGGGAGCAGATATACCTAACGCACTTGTCGGGCGAGAACAATAACCCGCAGCTAGCGGAGATGACTGTAAAGGCGGCGCTCCGGCAGAGGGGATTCGAAGCAGGAAAACATTACACGATCGAGGTGGTATAA
- a CDS encoding PolC-type DNA polymerase III, translated as MLSDITVFDFETTGLNAQTERVIEMAAIRVTGGEIVTSFHALVKPGRLLEPKITEITGITDDMLVDAMDESLAFRILRNIMGDSLLVAHNAAFDLQFLHHALQRLAGKTFTNPFIDTLTISRERHTYPHKLTDMCGKYGIELEGAHRALNDVIGCWELLKAMHEADPIDRYLNKLGYLSKYGPPAWAPQYAYLFGTSNKFEPREVG; from the coding sequence ATGCTTTCAGATATTACGGTCTTCGACTTTGAAACAACAGGATTGAATGCTCAGACAGAGCGTGTTATCGAAATGGCGGCAATCAGGGTGACCGGGGGTGAGATCGTAACCAGTTTCCATGCACTGGTCAAGCCAGGACGATTATTGGAACCCAAGATCACGGAAATTACAGGCATTACAGATGACATGCTTGTTGATGCGATGGATGAGTCTCTCGCCTTCCGTATCCTTCGGAACATAATGGGAGACAGCCTGCTGGTTGCTCACAATGCGGCTTTCGACCTTCAATTCTTGCACCATGCGCTGCAGCGTCTCGCCGGAAAGACGTTCACCAATCCATTTATCGATACGCTGACGATCAGCCGAGAACGGCATACCTACCCTCATAAGCTGACGGATATGTGTGGTAAATACGGAATTGAGTTGGAAGGAGCTCATCGAGCGCTAAATGACGTAATCGGCTGCTGGGAATTGCTTAAGGCTATGCACGAAGCAGATCCGATTGATCGGTATCTTAATAAGCTTGGATATTTGAGCAAATACGGTCCTCCTGCATGGGCTCCTCAATACGCTTATCTGTTTGGGACTTCAAATAAATTTGAACCTCGTGAGGTGGGATAA
- a CDS encoding BRO family protein, whose protein sequence is MNIRTENWLGNEIRFVEVSRGEWFGIAKDVADALQYSNTNAMTRHLRSKFLTYVRLTGVNQKFTAISEQGIYKAVTRSQRPEAEEFEDWIFTMLKTIRQSTGLEGFQIFRMLDKDHQKEAMQHLKSSLRKPVRVDFIKANTIANKAVSSMYGHPKMIKKDQMTPDMLVSRQAVLDDTVNLMSVKEKFALDIPISNAIYSKYLH, encoded by the coding sequence ATGAACATTCGAACTGAAAACTGGCTAGGCAATGAAATCCGATTTGTAGAAGTTTCACGTGGCGAATGGTTTGGAATTGCAAAAGATGTTGCAGATGCTTTGCAATACAGCAATACCAATGCGATGACTCGACACTTAAGATCTAAATTTCTCACATACGTCAGATTGACGGGTGTAAACCAGAAATTCACAGCCATCAGCGAGCAGGGCATTTATAAAGCCGTTACACGGTCACAACGTCCCGAAGCCGAAGAGTTTGAAGATTGGATTTTTACAATGTTGAAAACCATCAGACAATCCACCGGTTTAGAAGGATTCCAAATCTTCCGAATGTTGGACAAGGACCACCAGAAAGAAGCGATGCAGCATCTTAAATCGTCCTTGCGGAAGCCGGTCCGGGTTGATTTCATCAAAGCCAACACGATTGCAAACAAGGCGGTGTCATCCATGTACGGTCACCCCAAGATGATCAAGAAGGACCAGATGACACCGGACATGCTGGTAAGCCGGCAGGCGGTCTTGGACGATACGGTCAATCTGATGTCGGTCAAAGAGAAGTTCGCTCTAGATATCCCGATATCGAATGCTATTTACAGTAAATATCTGCACTGA
- a CDS encoding RecT family recombinase, with the protein MGNNSQIMTLTPEIKEVFPAEVLDVIRTSLCPTASDPEFLLFAHKAASYRLDPFKNEIFFIKYGNQARIQFAAEAYLAKAREKEGFQAPDTQTVCANDTFKARKFKNEKGEDDWEIIDHEVTFPRGSIVGAYSIAYRDGYRPVTVFVDKEHIAHVYTGQNKDNWNKWEPDMIGKHAEQRALKKQYGLEFGDENVEQPPVAVTDSYERKDVTPESEAIKTTSKPEPTKEKDDDAEQKVQLKTEMKRKYKQLGITTSEGIISHREEFMTVKGNEPTIAEVKAYLKIMDLQIQEKQAAEQANDELPL; encoded by the coding sequence ATGGGAAATAATTCGCAAATCATGACACTCACTCCTGAAATCAAAGAAGTGTTCCCAGCAGAAGTTCTTGATGTAATCCGTACATCCCTTTGCCCCACAGCATCAGATCCGGAATTCCTTCTCTTTGCTCATAAAGCTGCATCTTACCGACTCGATCCATTCAAAAACGAAATCTTCTTTATCAAATATGGTAACCAGGCTCGCATCCAGTTCGCAGCGGAAGCATACCTCGCCAAAGCTCGTGAAAAGGAGGGCTTTCAGGCGCCAGACACTCAAACCGTTTGCGCGAATGACACCTTCAAAGCCCGTAAATTCAAAAATGAAAAGGGTGAGGACGACTGGGAGATTATCGATCATGAGGTTACTTTCCCACGCGGTTCCATCGTTGGTGCCTATTCCATCGCTTATCGAGACGGGTACCGTCCTGTCACTGTTTTTGTGGACAAGGAGCATATCGCACATGTCTATACCGGACAGAACAAGGACAATTGGAACAAATGGGAGCCGGATATGATCGGTAAGCATGCCGAACAGCGGGCGCTTAAAAAGCAATACGGCTTGGAGTTTGGTGACGAAAATGTTGAACAGCCGCCAGTTGCCGTCACTGATTCCTATGAACGCAAAGACGTGACGCCTGAGTCTGAAGCGATCAAAACAACGTCTAAACCTGAGCCTACCAAGGAAAAAGACGATGATGCCGAACAAAAAGTGCAGTTAAAAACTGAAATGAAGCGGAAATACAAACAGCTCGGCATCACAACATCCGAGGGAATCATATCTCACCGAGAAGAGTTTATGACGGTGAAGGGGAACGAGCCGACGATCGCAGAGGTAAAGGCTTACCTCAAAATCATGGACCTGCAAATTCAAGAAAAACAGGCAGCAGAGCAAGCAAACGACGAACTGCCATTGTAA